The Ovis aries strain OAR_USU_Benz2616 breed Rambouillet chromosome 11, ARS-UI_Ramb_v3.0, whole genome shotgun sequence genome window below encodes:
- the SERPINF2 gene encoding alpha-2-antiplasmin isoform X2 — MALLWGLLALSLSCLPSPCSAFSPVSAMEPLGLQLMSGQAQEKLPPLSLLKLGNQEPGGQIAPKKAPGDCKASPTPEQTRRLARAMMTFTTDLFSLVAQSSTRPNLILSPLSVALALSHLALGAQNQTLQRLKQVLHADSGPCLPHLLSRLCQDLGPGAFRLAARMYLQKGFPIKEDFLEQSEQLFGAKPMSLTGRKGEDLANINQWVKEATEGKIEDFLSDLPDDTVLLLLNAIHFQGFWRNKFDPNLTQRDTFHLDEQFTVPVDMMQALTYPLHWFLLEQPEIQVAHFPFKNNMSFVVLMPTRFEWNVSQVLANLTWDILHQPLLRERPTKVQLPKLHLKYQLDLVATLSQLGLQELFQAPDLRGISDERLVVSSVQHQSALELSEAGVEAAAATSTAMSRMSLSSFVVNRPFLFFILDDSTSLPLFVGSVRNPNPGAQPERKEQQDSPSRDSFQDHKGRPRGDKPFDPDLKLGPPSEEDYPQPSSPK; from the exons ATGGCGCTGCTCTGGGGGCTCCTGGCGCTCAGCCTCTCCTGCCTGCCAAGCCCGTGCTCAGCG TTCTCTCCTGTGAGCGCCATGGAGCCCTTGGGTCTGCAG CTAATGAGCGGGCAGGCCCAGGAGAAGCTGCCCCCACTTTCCCTCCTCAAGCTGGGCAACCAG GAGCCAGGTGGCCAGATTGCCCCGAAGAAGGCCCCAGGAGACTGCAAGGCGTCCCCAACCCCGGAGCAGACACGCAGGCTGGCCCGGGCCATGATGACCTTCACCACAGACCTcttctccctggtggcccaaagCTCAACCAGGCCCAACCTCATCCTGTCACCTCTGAGTGTGGCCCTGGCACTGTCTCACCTGGCACTAG GTGCTCAGAACCAAACGCTGCAAAGGCTGAAACAGGTGCTGCACGCAGACTCAgggccctgcctcccccacctgcTCAGCCGCCTCTGCCAGGACCTGGGGCCTGGGGCTTTCCGGTTGGCTGCCAGAATGTACCTGCAGAAAG GATTTCCCATCAAAGAGGACTTCCTGGAACAATCAGAACAGCTCTTTGGTGCAAAGCCCATGAGCCTGACGGGAAGGAAGGGGGAGGACCTGGCAAACATCAACCAATGGGTGAAGGAGGCCACCGAGGGGAAGATAGAGGATTTCCTCTCAGATCTGCCAGATGACACAGTGTTGCTTCTCCTCAATGCCATCCACTTCCAGG GCTTCTGGAGGAACAAGTTCGACCCGAACCTTACACAGAGAGACACTTTCCACCTGGATGAGCAGTTCACGGTGCCGGTGGACATGATGCAAGCCCTCACGTATCCGCTGCACTGGTTCCTGCTGGAGCAGCCTGAGATCCAG GTGGCTCATTTCCCCTTTAAGAACAACATGAGCTTCGTGGTCCTGATGCCCACCCGCTTTGAGTGGAATGTGTCCCAGGTGCTGGCCAACCTGACCTGGGACATTTTGCACCAGCCCTTGCTGCGGGAGAGGCCCACCAAGGTCCAGCTGCCTAAGCTGCATCTCAAATACCAACTGGACCTGGTGGCCACCCTCAGCCAGCTGG GCCTGCAGGAGTTATTCCAGGCCCCGGACCTGCGTGGGATCTCCGATGAGAGGCTGGTGGTGTCCAGCGTGCAGCATCAATCGGCTCTAGAGCTCAGCGAGGCCGGCGTGGAGGCGGCCGCGGCAACCAGCACGGCCATGTCCCGCATGTCCCTGTCATCCTTCGTCGTGAACCGCCCCTTCCTCTTCTTCATCCTTGACGACAGCACCAGCCTGCCCCTCTTCGTGGGCAGCGTGAGGAACCCCAACCCTGGCGCGCAGCCGGAGCGCAAGGAGCAGCAGGACTCCCCCAGCAGGGACTCCTTCCAGGACCACAAAGGCCGCCCCCGCGGAGACAAGCCTTTCGACCCAGACTTGAAACTTGGGCCCCCCTCAGAGGAGGATTACCCTCAGCCTAGCAGCCCCAAGTGA
- the SERPINF2 gene encoding alpha-2-antiplasmin isoform X1: MALLWGLLALSLSCLPSPCSAQFSPVSAMEPLGLQLMSGQAQEKLPPLSLLKLGNQEPGGQIAPKKAPGDCKASPTPEQTRRLARAMMTFTTDLFSLVAQSSTRPNLILSPLSVALALSHLALGAQNQTLQRLKQVLHADSGPCLPHLLSRLCQDLGPGAFRLAARMYLQKGFPIKEDFLEQSEQLFGAKPMSLTGRKGEDLANINQWVKEATEGKIEDFLSDLPDDTVLLLLNAIHFQGFWRNKFDPNLTQRDTFHLDEQFTVPVDMMQALTYPLHWFLLEQPEIQVAHFPFKNNMSFVVLMPTRFEWNVSQVLANLTWDILHQPLLRERPTKVQLPKLHLKYQLDLVATLSQLGLQELFQAPDLRGISDERLVVSSVQHQSALELSEAGVEAAAATSTAMSRMSLSSFVVNRPFLFFILDDSTSLPLFVGSVRNPNPGAQPERKEQQDSPSRDSFQDHKGRPRGDKPFDPDLKLGPPSEEDYPQPSSPK; the protein is encoded by the exons ATGGCGCTGCTCTGGGGGCTCCTGGCGCTCAGCCTCTCCTGCCTGCCAAGCCCGTGCTCAGCG CAGTTCTCTCCTGTGAGCGCCATGGAGCCCTTGGGTCTGCAG CTAATGAGCGGGCAGGCCCAGGAGAAGCTGCCCCCACTTTCCCTCCTCAAGCTGGGCAACCAG GAGCCAGGTGGCCAGATTGCCCCGAAGAAGGCCCCAGGAGACTGCAAGGCGTCCCCAACCCCGGAGCAGACACGCAGGCTGGCCCGGGCCATGATGACCTTCACCACAGACCTcttctccctggtggcccaaagCTCAACCAGGCCCAACCTCATCCTGTCACCTCTGAGTGTGGCCCTGGCACTGTCTCACCTGGCACTAG GTGCTCAGAACCAAACGCTGCAAAGGCTGAAACAGGTGCTGCACGCAGACTCAgggccctgcctcccccacctgcTCAGCCGCCTCTGCCAGGACCTGGGGCCTGGGGCTTTCCGGTTGGCTGCCAGAATGTACCTGCAGAAAG GATTTCCCATCAAAGAGGACTTCCTGGAACAATCAGAACAGCTCTTTGGTGCAAAGCCCATGAGCCTGACGGGAAGGAAGGGGGAGGACCTGGCAAACATCAACCAATGGGTGAAGGAGGCCACCGAGGGGAAGATAGAGGATTTCCTCTCAGATCTGCCAGATGACACAGTGTTGCTTCTCCTCAATGCCATCCACTTCCAGG GCTTCTGGAGGAACAAGTTCGACCCGAACCTTACACAGAGAGACACTTTCCACCTGGATGAGCAGTTCACGGTGCCGGTGGACATGATGCAAGCCCTCACGTATCCGCTGCACTGGTTCCTGCTGGAGCAGCCTGAGATCCAG GTGGCTCATTTCCCCTTTAAGAACAACATGAGCTTCGTGGTCCTGATGCCCACCCGCTTTGAGTGGAATGTGTCCCAGGTGCTGGCCAACCTGACCTGGGACATTTTGCACCAGCCCTTGCTGCGGGAGAGGCCCACCAAGGTCCAGCTGCCTAAGCTGCATCTCAAATACCAACTGGACCTGGTGGCCACCCTCAGCCAGCTGG GCCTGCAGGAGTTATTCCAGGCCCCGGACCTGCGTGGGATCTCCGATGAGAGGCTGGTGGTGTCCAGCGTGCAGCATCAATCGGCTCTAGAGCTCAGCGAGGCCGGCGTGGAGGCGGCCGCGGCAACCAGCACGGCCATGTCCCGCATGTCCCTGTCATCCTTCGTCGTGAACCGCCCCTTCCTCTTCTTCATCCTTGACGACAGCACCAGCCTGCCCCTCTTCGTGGGCAGCGTGAGGAACCCCAACCCTGGCGCGCAGCCGGAGCGCAAGGAGCAGCAGGACTCCCCCAGCAGGGACTCCTTCCAGGACCACAAAGGCCGCCCCCGCGGAGACAAGCCTTTCGACCCAGACTTGAAACTTGGGCCCCCCTCAGAGGAGGATTACCCTCAGCCTAGCAGCCCCAAGTGA
- the SERPINF2 gene encoding alpha-2-antiplasmin isoform X3 has protein sequence MMTFTTDLFSLVAQSSTRPNLILSPLSVALALSHLALGAQNQTLQRLKQVLHADSGPCLPHLLSRLCQDLGPGAFRLAARMYLQKGFPIKEDFLEQSEQLFGAKPMSLTGRKGEDLANINQWVKEATEGKIEDFLSDLPDDTVLLLLNAIHFQGFWRNKFDPNLTQRDTFHLDEQFTVPVDMMQALTYPLHWFLLEQPEIQVAHFPFKNNMSFVVLMPTRFEWNVSQVLANLTWDILHQPLLRERPTKVQLPKLHLKYQLDLVATLSQLGLQELFQAPDLRGISDERLVVSSVQHQSALELSEAGVEAAAATSTAMSRMSLSSFVVNRPFLFFILDDSTSLPLFVGSVRNPNPGAQPERKEQQDSPSRDSFQDHKGRPRGDKPFDPDLKLGPPSEEDYPQPSSPK, from the exons ATGATGACCTTCACCACAGACCTcttctccctggtggcccaaagCTCAACCAGGCCCAACCTCATCCTGTCACCTCTGAGTGTGGCCCTGGCACTGTCTCACCTGGCACTAG GTGCTCAGAACCAAACGCTGCAAAGGCTGAAACAGGTGCTGCACGCAGACTCAgggccctgcctcccccacctgcTCAGCCGCCTCTGCCAGGACCTGGGGCCTGGGGCTTTCCGGTTGGCTGCCAGAATGTACCTGCAGAAAG GATTTCCCATCAAAGAGGACTTCCTGGAACAATCAGAACAGCTCTTTGGTGCAAAGCCCATGAGCCTGACGGGAAGGAAGGGGGAGGACCTGGCAAACATCAACCAATGGGTGAAGGAGGCCACCGAGGGGAAGATAGAGGATTTCCTCTCAGATCTGCCAGATGACACAGTGTTGCTTCTCCTCAATGCCATCCACTTCCAGG GCTTCTGGAGGAACAAGTTCGACCCGAACCTTACACAGAGAGACACTTTCCACCTGGATGAGCAGTTCACGGTGCCGGTGGACATGATGCAAGCCCTCACGTATCCGCTGCACTGGTTCCTGCTGGAGCAGCCTGAGATCCAG GTGGCTCATTTCCCCTTTAAGAACAACATGAGCTTCGTGGTCCTGATGCCCACCCGCTTTGAGTGGAATGTGTCCCAGGTGCTGGCCAACCTGACCTGGGACATTTTGCACCAGCCCTTGCTGCGGGAGAGGCCCACCAAGGTCCAGCTGCCTAAGCTGCATCTCAAATACCAACTGGACCTGGTGGCCACCCTCAGCCAGCTGG GCCTGCAGGAGTTATTCCAGGCCCCGGACCTGCGTGGGATCTCCGATGAGAGGCTGGTGGTGTCCAGCGTGCAGCATCAATCGGCTCTAGAGCTCAGCGAGGCCGGCGTGGAGGCGGCCGCGGCAACCAGCACGGCCATGTCCCGCATGTCCCTGTCATCCTTCGTCGTGAACCGCCCCTTCCTCTTCTTCATCCTTGACGACAGCACCAGCCTGCCCCTCTTCGTGGGCAGCGTGAGGAACCCCAACCCTGGCGCGCAGCCGGAGCGCAAGGAGCAGCAGGACTCCCCCAGCAGGGACTCCTTCCAGGACCACAAAGGCCGCCCCCGCGGAGACAAGCCTTTCGACCCAGACTTGAAACTTGGGCCCCCCTCAGAGGAGGATTACCCTCAGCCTAGCAGCCCCAAGTGA